AAGGTGCATCGTTTCTTTGCTAGAACCAGGTCCATTTAAATTTTTAAGCTCCAATACTTTTGCTTGAAATGGATTTTTTCTTGAATATGTTGGCGTAATCATTTCTTTAGCTTTCTCAGGATTTTCTGCTACATTATTTTGCATAACATTCACCTCACAAAGTTTTATAAAAACAGTAAACTACTTTACTTAGTAGTTATTCACTAATGAAAATTAAAACTCATTATAATGTTTCTTTACTTTATATAGAAAATTAGGAATATTCATACAGGTTAAGTTCTCTTAGGGAATAGTTGGCGTGCGACTAAAGGTGAATATCAGTTACAGAACCTCATCATATCGCCTCAAAGAAACATGGGGACGAATCCTACACCATTTTCCTCAGCTTATTATACCCTGTATGACTTTACCTATTGGTATTATACATTAAGAATAGCATACAAAAAGAAAAATATGTTGTGTTTTTTCTCACAAATTCATAAAAACCAAAATTTTTCAACCTAAACGTATTGTTGATTATGCTCTCCCACATTGATAACAACGTTTCTATACCTTATAAACACAATTTCTCCTTCAAAAATGGTAAGAAACAAAAATAACTATGTATTCATCGTTTTCTATAAACAAAACCATTCACATAAAAACCTCTTACGAACCTAATCGTAAGGGGCCTTTATGTGAAAGATGATCCGCTTATACAATCTTCTTCTCATACCTCGAAGCAACATCTGATTGTTCAGATATAAAAGCTATCGCAGATTCATTAAACTTAGAACTTTTTTCAATATTGCAAAGATGACCACACTTTTTAATCTCAAGAAGCGATCCATATGGATCGCTTTCCATATGTTGATTCAAAAGTTTAACAAATAAATAATCCTCACTACCAGAAATATACAGTCTGGGAACTTCTGACGTATTGATATCAACTGATGTTTGCTTCACAGACCTGATAAGCTCAAACCATTTTAGGAATTGATCTTCCTTCATTTTTCTAGCTTCTCGTATAAAGATAGACCTTGAAAATGAGTGCCTCCGTTTCGGCATGATAACATGGGAAAATATAATATATAGCCAAATATAAGGGACAAACCGCTTTAAAGCACTTCCAATCGACAACAGAACCTTTGAGAGAGTATTAAATTCTGTAATCGTCGCACCTAAGACAGCTGAATTGACTCGGTCAGGGTATTGTTTAATTAATTGGTGGATAATAATCGATCCTAATGAGATACCTGCGAAATTGACCTTTTTCAAATGATAATTATCAAGTACCCGAATAATCATTTCGCAGCACCTTGTCCAAGAATAGCCCTGATCCCATTCGTTGAAAACTGGGTTAGGATAATGACCTGGTAAATCAATGGTAATAACGTTAAACTTTTCTTTAAAGTCACATAACTGCTTTTTCCAAATGTTTGAATTACCACCTATACCGTGTAAAAGCACGACCCATGGTGCATCTGGGTACGTCTGGTTTTTATAAACGTCATGATTTAACAACATCTCATTTGAAGACAAATTTCCCCACCCCACTACTCTTCTAGAAAGTTTGGCTACTTTTGGACCATTACTTTTTTTCGTTCAATAAAACCACCAATAATTCTTGATAGCATGTCTGCATTCATATTTAGTGCACTATCTTGCTCCTGATTTAATAAAGTTCTCGTATTTTCATCCTTAAATGACTTTGAGCAATTGAGATATTTGTTAAAAACTTGAAGTGGTTTATTAAAGTTAATTTCATCTTCAGTCAACAAATGTGCATCCTGATGTGGAACAATTTTCACCATATTCGTCCCTAAGCTTTTTAAAATCGTTTCTATAATTAATTGATTTGAAGGCGGATTAGGGTTCGTAATATTATAGACCGTATTAGTTTTGCCATACCTAAGACCTAAAATGAGTACCTTCACAACATAATCGACAGGAACTAGATTTGAAACGGTTTCTTTATTGCCTATTAGACGAAAGACGGCTTCCGTATTTCCTTTTTTCATAGCCCTTTTCTTTAATAGTTCAATCGCTCTTATGATTCCATATAACCCAAATGTTGTACTAGCTTCTCCAGTTTCTGAATCCCCAATAATAATCGCAGGTCTCATCACACTAACATCAAAATACTCCTGGTATGACATGACCAAATGTTCTGCCTTAGATTTGCTTTCCTCATAATAGTTATTAAACCTATTCGTTTCTGGATAAAGAGTTTCTTCACCGATAACTAGGTCACCTAACGTATAGGCTGTACTAACATGGATAAACTTTTGCACGCCAATCATTTTTGCTACATCAAGAACATGCCTTGTCCCCTCGACATTCACTCGAAAGACATCATCTTTTTTTAAGTCATCAAACGATAGTAATGCAGCTGTATGATAGATAG
This genomic window from Desertibacillus haloalkaliphilus contains:
- a CDS encoding SDR family NAD(P)-dependent oxidoreductase; the protein is MTLNILITGASGFLGSKLATKLLEQNHNVYLLVRNAKKIEHLMNRDHNNMEGQVVVLEGELTEERLGLNKSVLNQLKGKIDAIYHTAALLSFDDLKKDDVFRVNVEGTRHVLDVAKMIGVQKFIHVSTAYTLGDLVIGEETLYPETNRFNNYYEESKSKAEHLVMSYQEYFDVSVMRPAIIIGDSETGEASTTFGLYGIIRAIELLKKRAMKKGNTEAVFRLIGNKETVSNLVPVDYVVKVLILGLRYGKTNTVYNITNPNPPSNQLIIETILKSLGTNMVKIVPHQDAHLLTEDEINFNKPLQVFNKYLNCSKSFKDENTRTLLNQEQDSALNMNADMLSRIIGGFIERKKVMVQK
- a CDS encoding alpha/beta fold hydrolase, which codes for MSSNEMLLNHDVYKNQTYPDAPWVVLLHGIGGNSNIWKKQLCDFKEKFNVITIDLPGHYPNPVFNEWDQGYSWTRCCEMIIRVLDNYHLKKVNFAGISLGSIIIHQLIKQYPDRVNSAVLGATITEFNTLSKVLLSIGSALKRFVPYIWLYIIFSHVIMPKRRHSFSRSIFIREARKMKEDQFLKWFELIRSVKQTSVDINTSEVPRLYISGSEDYLFVKLLNQHMESDPYGSLLEIKKCGHLCNIEKSSKFNESAIAFISEQSDVASRYEKKIV